From the genome of Frateuria soli:
AACCCCGGACCGCCGTGCAGGAACAGCAGGATCGGCGCATCGCGGTGACGCCCGCGCACGCTGATCCACTGCTCGATGCCGCCGATGCGCACGAAACGGTCGTCGTGCACCGCATCCTTGTTCCCGGAACTGGCGTGCCTCGCGCAGCACCGCACGCGCATCGACGGCCTCGTCGGCATGCGCGCGCGGCGCGAGCAGCGGCGAGGCGGCCAGCAGCACGGCCAGGGCCGTCGCCGCGCGCCCGGCCCGGCGATGATGCGTGCGCGAAAGAGCGTTGCTCATGTCGACCTTCCTCTGTGGCGTGCCATCGTTGCGGGCATCGCATGCGGTCAGTGCCGGTGCATCCGCAAGGCCCGCCACACCGCCGATCGGGGGAGTAGCCCGGATCTTGCGGGCGCGCGCGAGCAGCGTCGATAGGCTGTTGGTCACGCGGCCTGCTCCGGAACGATCGGCCCGGGCGCGCCGGTCTGGGTGTCCACCCTGCGCTTCGCACCGTGTTGACGGCCTCCGGGCGCAGCCTTGCGGTGCTGCCGAAGCAGCGCCGACAAGCAGGCACATCATGCTTCAACTCAATCCGCCGCTCCCGCTGTGCACACCCAAGGGCGAGGGATTCGCCCATGTACTGATCGACTACGGCCCCGAGTCGGACCTGTACTGGACCGTATTCATCACGGCCACCGGTGAGATCTGGACGTTCTCCAATCGGGAGGTGCGCGCCAGCAAGAACATCACCCTCGGCCGGACCCACCCCCAGACACCGCAGGGCGAGACGCGCGCGCCGGTGCCCGTGCGTTCGGCGCTCTAGCGTCCTGGCCTGCGGCGGCCCACACCGGACCGGCCGCTCCTGGCGGTTCCACGGCCTGCGTGAAGGCCGCTGCCCGCGCCGCTGACCACCTGTCCACGGGACACCAGGCACGCTGGGCGTTCACCTTGTCCCAGGAGTCGCCATGCTCTCCGCCTTCGGCCTCAACTGCACGCTCAAGCAGGGCGACCAGCCGTCATCCACGCAGAAGCTGCTCGACCAGCTCCTGCGCGCGCTCGACGGCTACGGCGTCAGCACGTCGTACGAGCGCGCCGTCGATCACGACATCAAGCCCGGCGTGAAGACCGACGAAGGGCCCGGCGATGCCTGGCCCGCCCTGCGCAAGCGCATCGACGAGGCCGGCATCTTCGTGCTGGCCACGCCGATCTGGATGGGCCAGCCCAGCTCGGTAGCCAAGCGCGTGCTCGAACGCCTGGATGCGGTGTTCGGCGAGATCGACGAACACGGCCTCTACCCCACCTTCGGCAAGGTCGCCCTCGTCAGCGTGGTCGGCAACGAAGACGGCGCGCACCACGTCACGGCCGAGCTCTACCAGGCGCTGGCGGACGTCGGCTTCACCATCCCCGGCGGCAGCTCCAGCTACTGGGTCGGCGAAGCGATGAACAAGAAAAACTACATCGACCTGGACCAGACGCCCGAGGCGCTTGCCGGCGCCATCCAGACGCAGGCATGCAACGCCGCCCACCTGGCCCGGCTGCTGCGGGAGCAGCCGTATCCGGCCACGCGCTAGCGGGGTGCGGGGGACGGCCTCGAGAAAGGGATCGGATTCGTTTTCGATTTCCGGGAAAACGACGCCCCCTATTTCGCGCTCATCCGGTGTCCGCCACGAGTGATGCCACCCCTCGACTAGCCCGGAAGCAGCACATGCAGGAATGTGCGGCCGCGCGAAGACGCCAGCCACAGCACCAGCGCGATATTGGCGATCACGGTGAACCAGAACGGACCGCGGAACGACGCCTTGCGCGACTTGTGCCGCAGCAGCCCCTGCGCGGCCCAGGCCCCGGGCCATCCGCCGGCGAGCGCGAGCAGGTGCAGCGACTGCTCGCGGATGCGCCACCGCCCCTGCCGTGCGGCGGACTTGTCCAGCGCGTAGACCAGGAAGGTCAGCGCACTCATCCCGGCACACGCCGCCGGCACCACCATCGGCAGTCGCCCGAACGCGGTCGCGCCTGCTTGCGCGGCCAGGAAGCCCACGGGCAGCCACCAGCCGCCGAAACCGGATGCCAGCGGTCGCGACGTCGCCGCCCCCGCCGGCCGCATGTCCACGCGCCGTACCTCGGCCGCGCACGGACGTCCGCGTCCATCGCGCGCGTGGCCGTAGGTGACGATCTCGCCGCCCGCAGGCTGCCCGTGCCAGCGGCGCAGCGCCCGGGCGTGCACGAACAGCTCCTCGCCGCCGCCATTGGGCGTGATGTAGCCGAAGCCGCGGCCATGGTGCCAACGGACAATGCGACCCTGATAACGCATCCTGCTCCCCCCTCTCCCCGCCAACTTGCCACTCGAAGGCATCCGCCTCGGACGAGGCTTGCGACGCCCACGGGCCACGACCTGGCTATCGCGTCCAAAAGGCGCACTCAGACCGGTATGGCTCCGGCCTCGTTGTAGCATGCATCACGCCTCCATGGCCTCGCCCGACCCGCCCAGCTCTGCAGGGAAGTCGCGCAGCTTTGGCAGCCCATCGTCCATCGGCATCACGGTCTCGGCGTAGTTGACGTGCACGCCGGGCACGAAGCGCAAGTCAGGCAGCATCGCCGCGAACACATCGACCAGGCCCCATTGCGGGTGCGCCGTCATCAGGTGTCCGCCGCATACAGTGCAGAACTGGCGATCGCTGTTGGGCGACTTCTGGATGTGTCCGATGGACGGCGCACCCTTGAGGACACGGACATGCTCCGGCTTCCAGAGGCTGAACGCATTGACCGGGGACGCCGACCAGGCTCGGCACGATCCGCAGTGGCAGTAGCCCATCGCCTCGGGCTCGCCGCTGACCTCCAGCTCCACCGTGCCGCAGAAACAGGTGCCCCGATGCGTCTCGGCCATGGCTCATCCTCCCGACGTCGCGGGAGCCTGCGCCCGAACCGGTAAAGCGCCTGTCGCGGGAGCGTTCGGGACACGTTCGCGGCGGCGACCCGCTTCTTGCGCCTCGGACGTGCACGCGGGAAGTGCAGCCTGCCCATGTACCCGGGTGCGATGATCGGTTTCCCGCCGCGGCCCGGTGAACGCAACAGGGCAAGACCATGACCGATCGCATCCTCGTGTTCTACGGTTCCTACCGCTCCGACCGCGCAGGCATCCGCCTGGCCGAGTACGCGACGCGGCGGCTGATCGCGCGCGGCACGGACGCCGAACTCGTCGACGCCCAGCGCATCGGCCTGCCCATGCTCGACCGGATGTACAAGGAATACCCGCCGGGCGAGGCGCCGGCGGCGATGGAGGCCCTCGCCCGGCAGATCCGCGCGGCGGACGGCTTCGTGTTCGTCGCCGGCGAGTACAACTGGGGCGTGCAGCCGGGCCTGAAGAACCTCACCGATCATTTCCTGGAGGAATGGTTCTGGCGCCCGGCCGGCATCGTCAGCTATTCGGCCGGACGGATCGGCGGCGCCCGCTCCAACCTCCTCTGGCACGGCACGCTCTCGGAGATGGGCATGGCGGTCATCTCCAGCACGGTGACCGTGGGGCCCATCACCCAGACACTGGATCCTGGCGGCGAACCCATCGGCGACGCGGGCAAGTTCCTGGACCGGTCATTCTCCCGCTTCGCCGACGACCTCGCCTGGTGGGTCGAGGCGGCCAAGGCGCAACGCCAGCGCAAGGCACCGCCTTACTGAGGCCCGGGCAGCTGGGGAAAGGTGCTCGCGGGACCGGAATCACCTGATATCTGGCTGCCTCTGATGGCGCTCGACCCAGTGCGCGCTCCCGAGCCGGAACGGGGTAGCCGACCTTGCCGGGAGTGCAATCGGCGCCGGCCTCATTCGTTCTCAGCCTTCCAGCAAGCGCTCCACGTCAGCATCCTTCTGCGCCCACAGGGCGTTGATCCACGCCTGGAAGCGCTCGCGAAAGGCCGCGTCGTTCTCGTAGTCGCCGCGCAGGGGCGGTTCGATGGGATGCTGGCGCACCCGCACGCGGATATCGCGGACGCGGCCGGCGATAAGGTCCATTACCGAGCCGGCGCCGCCGGCATAGACGAGGGTGACGTCCAGGATGGCGTGCAGACCCTCGCCCATCGCGTCAAGCACAAAGGCCACGCCCCCGGCGCGCGGACGCAGCAGATGGCGGTAGGGCGAGCCTTGCGCCGCGTGCTTGGCTCGGGTGAAGCGCGTGCCCTCGACGAAATTCATCACCGACACCGGCATGTGGCGGAACTTCTCGCAGGCGCGGCGAGTGGTCTGGCGATCCTTGCCGGCAAGTTCGGGGTGCTTCGCCAGTTGCGCGCGCGAGTGGCGTTTCATGAACGGGAAATCCAGCGCCCACCACGCCGGCCCCAGCAGCGGTACCCAGATCAACTGGCTTTTGAGGAAGAAGCGCAGGAACGGGATGCGGTGGTTGAAGATCTTCTGCAGCACGGGAATGTCGACCCAGCTCTGGTGATTGCACAGCACCAGGTAGTTGCCGTCCGGTCGCAGCCCCTCCAGTCCCTCGATCCGCCAGCGGGTGCGCGTGAACAGATCGAACAACACGCCGTTGACCCCGATCCAGCTCTCCGCGATCACCACCAGCGCGAGCGACAGCGCCGCGCGCGCGCCACGCCACGGCAGCACGAGCTTGACCAGGGTAAGAGCGAACAGCGCAAGCACATGCCCCAGCGTGTTGGCGGCAAGCAGCAGGATGGCAAGCGGGACGCGCAGCGGCGCGGGTAGCGAGGCGAACATGTGCTTTGACCGTCGGGGAAGCGCTGTAGCGTAGCGCGCCTGCCGTGGTCGTTTGCCCAGATCGAATCGTCGCAGGAGCGGCTCCGCGGCCGAAACGGAGGTCAAAGTCGACCATGGAAGAGCACTCCGACCCCTGTTTCGCGCGGCCGTTGATTCCCCGGCTCGCCCGGGCTCGGGTTCGCGCAACTGGACGCGCCGAACCGCAAACTACGCAGCTCGTGTCCGGTGATCGGCGCGGATGTGTGCGTGTTCGGTCCCGAGAAGGATGCCGACGGACAACTCGCCCGACGCCTCGTCGGCGCGCGGGCCGCCGGCTTCGGAACCAAGGGGGAACGAAGCGGACGGGTGAACCGGGCCGATTCCCGCCTCCGATTGCTCGACCCCTGCTCCCGTCGCGAGAAAGGGCACTCCGACCCGGGTCTTTCCCGGGCCTTTACCTGCCCATGAGGGCGGGCTTCACGCCCCCGTAAGACCCGGTGCACGCCCGCTCGGCACCGGGGTGGCGATGCTTCCGGCTGGATGCCCGCCGCCCAGGAACCCGCCATGGCCGACCAGCCCGAACGCCCCGAATCCGGTTCGCCCGAGGACACCCTCACCACCCGCCAGGGGCACCCGGTGCACAACAACCAGGCGATGCGCACGGTCGGCCAGCGCGGCCCGGCCACGCTGGAGAACTACCAGTTCATCGAGAAGATCACCCACTTCGACCGCGAGCGCATACCCGAGCGCGTGGTGCACGCTCGCGGCGCCGCGGCGCATGGCTGGTTCGAGGCGTATGGCCGCATCGGCGAGGAGCCGGCCAGCACCTACACCCGCGCCAAGGTACTGACCCGGGCGGGAATCAAGACCCCCGTGTTCGTGCGCTTCTCCACCGTCATCGGCGGCAAGGACTCGCCCGAGACCGCGCGCGACCCGCGCGGCTTCGCCATCAAGTTCTACACCGAGGACGGCAACTGGGACCTGGTGGGCAACAACCTCAAGCTGTTCTTCATCCGCGACGCGATCAAGTTCCCGGACATGGTCCATGCCTTCAAGCCCGACCCGGTCACCAACCGGCAGGAGGCGTGGCGCTTCTACGACTTCGTCGCGGCCAACCCCGAAGCGCTGAACATGGTCACCTGGGTCAAGAGCCCCTGGGGCATCCCGGCCGATTACCGGCACATGACCGGATCGAGCGTGAACACCTACCGGCTGGTCGACGGCGAGGGCAAGGCGGTGCTGTGCAAGTTCTCCTTCACGCCGAAAGCAGGCGTGCGAAACCTCACCAGCGCGCAGGCCGCGGCGATCCAGGCGCAGGACGTCGGCCACGCCACCCGCGACCTGTACGAATCGATCGAGCGCGGCGACCACCCCGAGTGGGAGATGAGCGTGCAGATCATGGAGGACGGCCCGCACGAGGAGCTCGACTTCGATCCGCTCGACGCCACCCGCCGCTGGCCCGAAGACCGCTTCCCGTTGCGGCCGATCGGACGGATGGTGCTCGACCGCAACCCGGACAACGTCTTCGCCGAATCGGAGCAGGCCGCCTTCGGCACCGGCGTGCTGGTCGACGGCATCGACTTCTCCGACGACAAGCTGCTGCAGGGCCGCACCCTGTCCTACTCGGACACGCAGCGCCATCGGGTCGGCGCCAACTACCTGCAGTTGCCGATCAACCGGCCCCGCTGCGGCACGCGTACCAACCAGCGTGACGGCCAGATGGCGTACGCGGTGGATCGCTCCGGCGCCAACCCGCACGTCAACTACGAGCCCAGCGTGGTCGCCGGCCTGCACGAGGCGGCGGCGTCCGGGCCCGAGTTCCGCCCGCACGCCGAGGGCGCGGTGGGTCGCTACCCGTTCCCGCGCGAGCAGGACGACTACAGGCAGGTCGGCGAGCATTACCGCCTGTTCGAGGACTGGGAGCGCGAGGAGCTGATCGCCAACCTGGTGGCCGACATGAAGGCCTGCCCGGAGCCGATCGCCCTGCGCATGGTCTGGCACTTCTGGCATGCCGACCGCGACTACGGCAGGCGCGTCGCCTACGGTGCGGGCATCGATCTGGAAGCCGCCCTCAAGC
Proteins encoded in this window:
- a CDS encoding GFA family protein, which encodes MAETHRGTCFCGTVELEVSGEPEAMGYCHCGSCRAWSASPVNAFSLWKPEHVRVLKGAPSIGHIQKSPNSDRQFCTVCGGHLMTAHPQWGLVDVFAAMLPDLRFVPGVHVNYAETVMPMDDGLPKLRDFPAELGGSGEAMEA
- a CDS encoding NADPH-dependent FMN reductase; translation: MTDRILVFYGSYRSDRAGIRLAEYATRRLIARGTDAELVDAQRIGLPMLDRMYKEYPPGEAPAAMEALARQIRAADGFVFVAGEYNWGVQPGLKNLTDHFLEEWFWRPAGIVSYSAGRIGGARSNLLWHGTLSEMGMAVISSTVTVGPITQTLDPGGEPIGDAGKFLDRSFSRFADDLAWWVEAAKAQRQRKAPPY
- a CDS encoding DUF1294 domain-containing protein; the encoded protein is MRYQGRIVRWHHGRGFGYITPNGGGEELFVHARALRRWHGQPAGGEIVTYGHARDGRGRPCAAEVRRVDMRPAGAATSRPLASGFGGWWLPVGFLAAQAGATAFGRLPMVVPAACAGMSALTFLVYALDKSAARQGRWRIREQSLHLLALAGGWPGAWAAQGLLRHKSRKASFRGPFWFTVIANIALVLWLASSRGRTFLHVLLPG
- a CDS encoding catalase, with the translated sequence MADQPERPESGSPEDTLTTRQGHPVHNNQAMRTVGQRGPATLENYQFIEKITHFDRERIPERVVHARGAAAHGWFEAYGRIGEEPASTYTRAKVLTRAGIKTPVFVRFSTVIGGKDSPETARDPRGFAIKFYTEDGNWDLVGNNLKLFFIRDAIKFPDMVHAFKPDPVTNRQEAWRFYDFVAANPEALNMVTWVKSPWGIPADYRHMTGSSVNTYRLVDGEGKAVLCKFSFTPKAGVRNLTSAQAAAIQAQDVGHATRDLYESIERGDHPEWEMSVQIMEDGPHEELDFDPLDATRRWPEDRFPLRPIGRMVLDRNPDNVFAESEQAAFGTGVLVDGIDFSDDKLLQGRTLSYSDTQRHRVGANYLQLPINRPRCGTRTNQRDGQMAYAVDRSGANPHVNYEPSVVAGLHEAAASGPEFRPHAEGAVGRYPFPREQDDYRQVGEHYRLFEDWEREELIANLVADMKACPEPIALRMVWHFWHADRDYGRRVAYGAGIDLEAALKLPPLPGRPAPREPQPA
- a CDS encoding acyltransferase translates to MFASLPAPLRVPLAILLLAANTLGHVLALFALTLVKLVLPWRGARAALSLALVVIAESWIGVNGVLFDLFTRTRWRIEGLEGLRPDGNYLVLCNHQSWVDIPVLQKIFNHRIPFLRFFLKSQLIWVPLLGPAWWALDFPFMKRHSRAQLAKHPELAGKDRQTTRRACEKFRHMPVSVMNFVEGTRFTRAKHAAQGSPYRHLLRPRAGGVAFVLDAMGEGLHAILDVTLVYAGGAGSVMDLIAGRVRDIRVRVRQHPIEPPLRGDYENDAAFRERFQAWINALWAQKDADVERLLEG
- a CDS encoding flavodoxin family protein, with product MLSAFGLNCTLKQGDQPSSTQKLLDQLLRALDGYGVSTSYERAVDHDIKPGVKTDEGPGDAWPALRKRIDEAGIFVLATPIWMGQPSSVAKRVLERLDAVFGEIDEHGLYPTFGKVALVSVVGNEDGAHHVTAELYQALADVGFTIPGGSSSYWVGEAMNKKNYIDLDQTPEALAGAIQTQACNAAHLARLLREQPYPATR